In a genomic window of Dehalococcoidia bacterium:
- a CDS encoding acyl-CoA dehydrogenase family protein, translating to MFEVFLTAEQKGLLKEVQDFVKWVPRQLILDMDDEKIKFPKEFIEEAGRRNLLAIRAPKQYGGRGLKYVDDFVVLGEVGKLGIPLACVFGIVGLISDALNAYGTEAQKQKYLKPLVAGKIWAGEALTEPRGGSDFFGATTTARKEGKHYILNGQKRFVVGGEGADFFLVYAVTNPGGGHNSLSVFIVERDMGVEVKHVYGLMGSRGTGTARIIFRDGKVPEENLLGKENKGSEVFYHMMVPERMVGYINGARSLLEIAARYANKRKAFGQTIRNFEAVSFRIAECITKIDAVNALAYVVARTVDDQVGTAGYRRRMVSELKRFATQTQWEVANETMQILGGIGYTRVFPIERAVREARLLQIWTGTNDIQNLIIQHEFYKELLSKSVDERNIEEDIHLSSEEAAEEKVYE from the coding sequence ATGTTTGAGGTGTTTTTAACTGCGGAGCAGAAGGGTCTACTGAAAGAAGTGCAGGACTTTGTTAAATGGGTGCCGCGCCAGCTTATCCTCGATATGGATGACGAGAAGATCAAATTCCCCAAGGAATTTATCGAAGAGGCAGGAAGAAGAAACCTGCTGGCTATACGGGCACCGAAGCAATACGGAGGAAGGGGGCTTAAATACGTTGACGATTTCGTCGTTCTGGGCGAGGTGGGCAAACTGGGAATTCCACTGGCCTGCGTTTTCGGGATCGTCGGCCTCATCTCGGACGCGCTGAATGCCTATGGAACAGAGGCACAAAAACAGAAATACCTCAAGCCGCTGGTGGCAGGCAAGATCTGGGCCGGTGAGGCGCTGACCGAGCCCAGGGGCGGGTCGGACTTCTTCGGCGCGACCACCACGGCGCGCAAAGAAGGGAAGCATTACATACTCAACGGACAGAAGCGCTTTGTGGTAGGCGGCGAGGGCGCGGATTTTTTCCTGGTCTACGCCGTAACCAATCCCGGCGGGGGACATAACTCGCTGAGCGTCTTTATCGTTGAGAGGGATATGGGTGTCGAAGTGAAGCACGTGTACGGACTGATGGGCAGCCGCGGCACCGGCACGGCCAGGATCATTTTCAGGGACGGTAAGGTCCCCGAGGAGAATCTGCTGGGAAAGGAGAACAAGGGCTCCGAGGTCTTCTACCACATGATGGTGCCGGAGAGAATGGTGGGCTATATCAACGGCGCGCGCTCCCTGCTGGAGATCGCGGCCCGCTACGCCAATAAGCGCAAGGCGTTCGGACAGACCATACGTAATTTCGAGGCTGTAAGCTTCAGGATTGCCGAGTGCATCACGAAGATAGACGCGGTCAATGCGCTGGCCTACGTGGTAGCGCGCACCGTCGACGACCAGGTCGGCACGGCAGGCTACCGCAGACGGATGGTATCGGAGCTGAAGCGGTTCGCAACCCAGACTCAGTGGGAGGTGGCCAACGAGACCATGCAGATTCTGGGCGGCATCGGCTATACCAGGGTCTTCCCCATCGAAAGGGCCGTGAGGGAGGCCAGGCTGCTGCAGATATGGACGGGCACCAACGATATCCAGAACCTGATCATTCAGCACGAGTTCTACAAGGAACTGCTGTCAAAGTCCGTGGACGAGAGGAATATCGAGGAGGACATCCACCTCAGCAGCGAGGAAGCGGCCGAGGAGAAGGTCTACGAATAA
- a CDS encoding ATP-binding protein has translation MENIKTSNDPEIEQVDAVPHAALESMTKEINDAGGEWKGNPDDQGAIGWTSFDSPSSDDGTVTVLLPKDTILELPHQSLVRVRSRSDGRSYLGAVVKGPFAEPNGLRPDAPVVVTATVRGRGNILMSDYHGRLQIELIGEELADGGVLPPRRRPLPNSPVFPLSSEETSRVLRTAGDIRLGIAESHDDIEVRVPATKSVLPRHLGVLGTTGSGKSTTVSGMVQQLQQAGIACVFLDTEGEYTAINEATIDSQMLGALSRRSLKPGGVNKTNIYHLVGRETANPAHPRVSSFRLNFSELSPYTIKEIMDLTGPQEQRFLQAFDVCKLLLRELGVYPAHGNRSEEQEALELDELETGYPRMTLSHLIDIASICHDTAAKASNEPNPYNAVFRDHIEQVKQRTQAVRPDIQISWRALVGKLWRLHRLRIFDNGDAPSLPYAEMLRSGQVSIIDLSDTDSPELRNLAIAQLLKGVQRQQEESYRAAVTAGQPPVPTIVFIEEAHEFLSTERIKDMPILFQQVARIARRGRKRWLGLVFVTQLPQHLPDEVLGLINNWVLHKIGDANVVNRLRRSIGGIDESLWNRLPALAAGQAVISFTSLSRPLLVAIDPTPCKLLMVD, from the coding sequence ATGGAAAACATAAAAACCAGTAATGACCCTGAGATCGAACAAGTTGATGCCGTGCCCCATGCGGCACTCGAATCCATGACGAAAGAAATCAATGATGCCGGTGGCGAATGGAAAGGCAATCCAGACGACCAGGGCGCTATTGGCTGGACATCTTTCGATTCGCCATCCAGCGATGATGGCACAGTTACGGTCCTGTTACCGAAGGATACGATTCTAGAACTCCCGCACCAGTCTCTGGTTAGGGTGAGAAGCCGTTCAGATGGCCGATCGTATCTAGGGGCTGTAGTTAAGGGGCCCTTTGCTGAGCCAAATGGCCTCCGTCCTGATGCACCTGTTGTCGTCACAGCGACAGTGCGTGGTCGTGGTAACATTCTTATGTCCGATTATCACGGTCGATTACAGATTGAACTTATAGGGGAAGAACTGGCGGACGGTGGAGTTCTACCGCCTAGACGCCGACCCCTACCTAATAGTCCAGTGTTTCCCTTGTCCTCTGAAGAAACATCGCGGGTATTACGTACCGCAGGAGATATCCGCCTTGGCATCGCCGAAAGCCATGATGACATCGAGGTCAGGGTACCCGCAACTAAGTCAGTTCTACCACGCCACCTAGGTGTACTTGGAACTACTGGCAGTGGCAAATCTACAACTGTATCTGGAATGGTTCAGCAATTACAACAGGCTGGAATTGCTTGCGTCTTTTTAGATACGGAAGGCGAGTACACCGCTATTAACGAGGCCACCATTGACTCGCAAATGCTAGGAGCTTTATCCCGTCGGAGTTTAAAGCCAGGAGGAGTTAACAAAACTAATATTTACCATCTTGTAGGACGAGAGACAGCGAATCCTGCACACCCACGCGTAAGTTCATTCCGACTGAATTTCTCCGAACTATCACCTTATACGATAAAGGAAATCATGGACTTGACTGGTCCTCAGGAACAACGTTTCCTCCAAGCTTTCGATGTCTGCAAGCTTTTATTACGTGAGCTGGGAGTCTACCCGGCGCATGGCAATCGTAGTGAAGAGCAAGAAGCACTTGAGTTAGATGAATTGGAAACAGGCTATCCTCGTATGACATTATCCCATCTTATCGATATTGCCAGCATCTGCCATGACACTGCTGCGAAAGCTTCAAACGAGCCTAACCCTTACAATGCTGTTTTCAGAGATCATATCGAGCAGGTAAAACAACGTACTCAGGCGGTCCGACCCGATATCCAGATAAGCTGGCGTGCACTGGTCGGCAAACTGTGGCGGCTTCATCGCCTTCGTATCTTCGATAATGGTGATGCTCCCAGCCTCCCATATGCTGAAATGTTGAGGTCAGGTCAGGTTTCAATAATCGACTTAAGCGATACCGATTCGCCTGAACTTCGAAACCTAGCAATCGCCCAACTCCTAAAAGGCGTACAACGCCAACAAGAGGAGAGCTACCGTGCCGCCGTGACAGCAGGCCAACCTCCTGTGCCAACGATTGTTTTTATTGAAGAGGCTCACGAATTCTTATCGACTGAGCGAATTAAGGATATGCCGATTCTTTTCCAGCAGGTGGCACGCATTGCACGACGAGGAAGGAAGCGTTGGCTGGGATTGGTCTTTGTCACGCAACTCCCGCAGCATTTGCCTGACGAAGTATTAGGACTCATTAATAATTGGGTCCTACACAAAATCGGAGACGCTAATGTAGTAAATCGCCTTCGCCGCTCCATCGGAGGCATCGATGAAAGTCTTTGGAATAGACTGCCAGCCCTTGCTGCTGGTCAAGCTGTTATTTCATTTACCAGCTTATCTAGGCCGCTTTTAGTGGCCATAGATCCAACACCCTGTAAACTTCTTATGGTCGACTAG
- a CDS encoding class I SAM-dependent methyltransferase has product MKSSSPGESKADYGNWVSKRLIWFPGILAIIFLALSFFSYYFLFIALPFLIITAYFAYAYYEFSPAGGNIQARIREFVLARLEWDGKGKALDIGCGNGALAIHLAVKHPQAEITGIDYWEGKWDYSQASCEKNASIEGVADRTKFRKASAVELPFADGAFDVAVSNFVFHEVKDAKNKRDVVKEALRTVKKGGHFAFQDLFPVKKLYGNIDELVEEIKDWGVDDVRFVNTSNADFIPGPLKLPFMVGSIGIIYGRK; this is encoded by the coding sequence ATGAAATCATCTTCCCCCGGAGAATCTAAGGCCGACTATGGCAACTGGGTCTCGAAGCGGCTTATCTGGTTTCCCGGCATTCTGGCAATCATATTTCTGGCGCTCAGCTTTTTCTCGTATTATTTCCTCTTCATAGCCCTGCCCTTTCTCATTATCACAGCCTATTTCGCCTACGCTTATTACGAGTTCTCGCCTGCCGGCGGGAACATACAGGCCAGGATACGCGAGTTTGTGTTGGCCAGGCTGGAGTGGGATGGCAAGGGGAAGGCGCTGGACATCGGCTGCGGCAACGGCGCGCTGGCAATACATCTGGCTGTGAAGCACCCGCAGGCCGAGATCACCGGCATCGACTACTGGGAGGGCAAGTGGGACTATTCGCAGGCTTCCTGCGAGAAGAACGCGTCCATTGAAGGCGTTGCTGATAGGACAAAATTCCGGAAAGCCAGCGCGGTGGAACTGCCATTTGCGGACGGGGCATTCGACGTGGCCGTCAGCAACTTCGTATTCCACGAGGTGAAGGATGCGAAAAATAAGAGGGATGTGGTCAAAGAGGCCTTGCGCACCGTGAAGAAGGGAGGACATTTCGCCTTTCAGGACTTGTTCCCGGTAAAGAAGTTGTACGGTAATATCGACGAGCTAGTGGAGGAGATCAAGGACTGGGGCGTCGACGATGTCAGGTTTGTGAACACCAGCAACGCTGATTTCATACCCGGGCCGCTCAAGCTGCCCTTTATGGTGGGCTCCATCGGCATTATTTACGGCAGGAAGTGA
- a CDS encoding cobyric acid synthase, translating to MTARTLMVQGTASSAGKSVLVAALCRILKQDGYKVAPFKSQNMALNSFVTKDGGEIGRAQAVQAEAAGIEPTVDMNPVLLKPQADATSQVVVLGVAQSVTHAAEYYRDNHKLLPVISKSLAKLKRDYDVVVIEGAGSPAEVNLMDREIANMRIAELARAPVILVGDIDKGGVFASVVGTLQLLPPRQRNRIKGLVINKFRGDISLLQPGIDFIESKCRRPVLGVIPYMRNLAVAQEDSVYLDERRAHFREGCPDVCIIRLPHISNFDDFDPLEAYCNVRYAASVDKLGDPDLIILPGTKGTISDLQFLHLTGLAKKIVEKAKSGTPVFGMCGGYQMLGRKVTDPVKAESEVSEAEGLGLLDFSTVFEADKITSQVKGKVEAGRGLLAGMRGVEVTGYEIHMGRSRGQKSDFVFKITESVSTPSGYDEGGMDRTGLVFGSYMHGVFNNAEFTRRLVNNLCSQRNLPAPTGEAPDREKAYDDLAATVRRSIDMEKLYEIIFPRRI from the coding sequence ATGACGGCCCGGACGCTGATGGTGCAGGGCACCGCCTCCTCCGCGGGCAAGAGCGTCCTGGTGGCCGCGCTCTGCCGCATCCTCAAACAGGACGGCTATAAAGTCGCGCCCTTCAAGTCCCAGAACATGGCGCTCAACTCCTTCGTCACTAAAGATGGTGGTGAGATCGGACGCGCGCAGGCCGTGCAGGCAGAGGCCGCGGGCATTGAGCCGACCGTGGATATGAATCCCGTATTGCTCAAACCGCAGGCCGACGCCACCTCGCAGGTTGTGGTGCTGGGTGTAGCGCAGAGCGTCACCCATGCCGCGGAGTATTACAGGGACAACCATAAGCTGCTGCCGGTTATTTCGAAGTCGCTGGCGAAGCTGAAAAGAGACTACGATGTGGTGGTCATCGAGGGAGCGGGCAGTCCGGCCGAGGTCAATCTGATGGACCGCGAGATCGCCAACATGCGCATCGCCGAGCTGGCGCGCGCGCCGGTTATACTGGTTGGCGATATCGATAAGGGCGGCGTATTCGCCTCAGTCGTGGGCACGCTGCAGCTGCTGCCTCCGCGGCAGCGCAACCGCATCAAGGGTCTGGTCATCAACAAATTCCGCGGAGACATTTCGTTATTGCAGCCCGGCATCGACTTTATCGAGAGCAAGTGCAGGCGTCCCGTGCTGGGCGTCATCCCCTATATGCGCAACCTGGCGGTGGCGCAGGAGGACTCGGTCTATTTGGACGAGCGCCGCGCCCATTTCCGGGAGGGGTGCCCCGACGTCTGCATCATACGTCTGCCGCACATCTCCAACTTCGACGACTTCGATCCGCTGGAGGCGTACTGCAATGTGCGCTACGCCGCCTCGGTCGATAAGCTGGGCGATCCCGATCTGATCATACTGCCGGGCACCAAGGGCACCATCTCCGACCTGCAGTTCCTGCATCTCACGGGATTGGCGAAGAAAATAGTCGAGAAGGCGAAGTCCGGCACGCCGGTCTTCGGCATGTGCGGCGGCTACCAGATGCTGGGCAGGAAGGTCACCGATCCCGTGAAGGCCGAGTCCGAAGTGTCGGAGGCCGAAGGTCTGGGACTGCTGGATTTCAGCACTGTATTTGAGGCAGACAAGATCACCTCGCAGGTGAAGGGGAAGGTTGAGGCCGGCAGGGGATTGTTGGCCGGCATGCGGGGAGTGGAGGTGACCGGCTACGAGATACACATGGGCAGGAGCCGCGGGCAGAAGTCCGATTTTGTGTTCAAGATCACGGAGTCAGTTAGTACTCCCTCCGGCTACGATGAGGGCGGTATGGACCGCACAGGCCTGGTGTTCGGCAGCTACATGCACGGTGTGTTCAACAACGCCGAGTTCACGCGCAGGCTGGTGAATAATCTGTGTTCGCAGCGCAACCTGCCGGCGCCCACGGGAGAGGCGCCTGACAGGGAGAAGGCCTACGACGACCTGGCTGCAACCGTCCGGCGTTCAATAGATATGGAGAAATTATATGAAATCATCTTCCCCCGGAGAATCTAA
- a CDS encoding TM2 domain-containing protein has translation MSKPPAPRSWYIALLLAFFLGWFGLDRFYIGRYKAGWLKLVTLGGLGVWWLLDIILIASEYRKDRWYRPLVHEWFPRQQSGVT, from the coding sequence ATGAGCAAACCGCCGGCGCCGCGCAGCTGGTACATCGCACTGCTGCTGGCCTTCTTCCTGGGCTGGTTCGGCCTGGACAGGTTCTACATCGGTAGGTACAAAGCCGGCTGGCTCAAGCTGGTCACGCTAGGAGGTTTGGGCGTGTGGTGGCTGCTGGACATAATTTTAATAGCCTCGGAATACCGCAAGGACCGCTGGTACCGTCCTTTAGTCCACGAATGGTTCCCCAGACAGCAGAGCGGTGTGACATGA
- a CDS encoding VTT domain-containing protein: protein MGNSTIVFGQVQERRTARDYALLAVSIILTAAFCVLVVLYWPEFVKFARYGYIGVFIVSFLADCTLFVPVPNLFIVFTLGAVLNPVLVGLIAGAGEAVGSMVVYMTGLSSAKAFHALDHRVMDRFRTWIKTRGALSVFIMSALLNPLFYPFTAIAGMMHFGWWRFLLLCAAGKCLKNILLSVAGYYGLHVLIELLGGQLPV, encoded by the coding sequence TTGGGCAACTCCACCATTGTATTCGGACAGGTGCAGGAGCGCCGGACGGCGAGGGACTATGCGCTGCTGGCGGTCTCGATCATACTGACCGCGGCCTTCTGCGTGCTGGTGGTTCTTTACTGGCCGGAGTTCGTCAAGTTCGCCCGCTACGGCTACATCGGTGTTTTCATCGTGAGCTTCCTGGCCGATTGTACCCTCTTCGTGCCGGTGCCCAACCTGTTCATCGTGTTTACCCTGGGAGCGGTATTGAATCCGGTGCTGGTCGGGCTGATCGCCGGGGCCGGGGAGGCCGTCGGCTCAATGGTGGTCTATATGACCGGGCTGAGCAGCGCCAAAGCCTTTCACGCGCTGGACCATCGTGTGATGGACAGGTTCAGGACGTGGATCAAGACGCGTGGCGCGCTGTCGGTCTTCATCATGTCCGCCCTGCTGAACCCGCTTTTCTATCCCTTCACGGCCATCGCGGGCATGATGCACTTCGGCTGGTGGCGTTTTCTGCTGCTCTGCGCGGCCGGCAAATGCCTTAAAAACATATTGCTGTCGGTGGCCGGGTATTACGGGTTACATGTATTGATCGAGCTTCTGGGAGGGCAGTTGCCCGTATGA